The Streptomyces sp. ICC1 DNA window AAGACCGGCCGCTGGGCCGCCTGGAGCCTCTTCGGACTCCTCTTCCTGCCCCTCTTCGCCCTGCCCCTGCTCGTCGTGGTGGCCGCGTCGTTCTCGACCCACTGGTCCGGCGCCTTCCCCTCCGGCCCGACCACGGAGAACTACACGGCGGCCGTCCGGGGCGAGTCCCTCCAGGCGCTGACCACCTCGCTGGCCACGGCGTTCGCCGCCAGCCTCCTCGCGCTCGCCGTCGGCACCTGGGCGGCGCTCGCCGCCGCCGGACTGGGCCGCCGCGGCAAGCGGTCCCTGGACGCGCTCTTCGTGCTGCCCGTCGCCGTACCGTCCGTGGTCGTCGGCCTCGCCGTGCTCGTCGCCTTCAGCAAGCCGCCGCTGCTCCTCAACGGCACCAGCTCGATCGTGATCCTGGCGCACACGATTCTTGTCACGGCGTTCGCCTACCAGTCGGTTTCGGCTGCCATCGTGCGTCTCGATCCCGCGTACGAGCAGGCGGCGGCCTCCCTGGGCGCCCGACCCGCGTACGTGCTGTGGCGGGTCAAGCTCCCCCTCCTGCTGCCGTCGCTCACCGCGGCCGCGGGACTCTGCTTCGCCCTGTCCATGGGCGAGCTGAGCGCCACGATGATGCTCTACCCGCCGGACTGGATGCCCCTGCCGGTCCGCATCTTCACCGCCACCGACCGCGGTTCGCTCTTCAGCGGCTCCGCCGTCGCCGTGGTCCTGATGGCCACCACCCTGCTGGTCCTGCTGGCCGTCTCGCGCGTCCGCACCAAGGCCGCGTACCGCTGACCCCCTGCCGCACTCCCCGCTGACTCCCTTTCCCCGTGAGGAAGTTCCATGCCCAGCAACAAGTACCTGCGCGCCACCGCCGCCGTCACCGGCGGCCTCGCCCTCGCCGCCTCCCTCGCCGCCTGCGGCGGCTCCTCCTCCACCGGCTCCGACGGCTCGGCCGACGGCGCCAAGGGCGGTGGCGAGAAGGTCGTCACCGTCTACAGCGCCGACGGACTCAAGAGCGACAAGGGCGACGGCTGGTACGACAAGGTCTTCGCCGACTTCACGAAGAAGACCGGCATCGAGGTCAAGTACGTCGAGGGCGGCTCGGGCGAGATGGTGCAGCGCGCCGTCCGGGAGAAGACCAACACGCAGGCCGACGTACTGATCACCCTGCCGCCCTTCATCCAGCAGGCCGACGGCAAGGGCCTGCTCCAGGCGTACAAGCCGGCGGGCTCCGACAAGGTCAACGGCGCGGACAAGGCCGCCGACGGCAAGTGGACCTCGGTCGTCAACAACTACTTCGGCTTCGTCTACAACAAGAAGGAGCTGGCCCAGGCCCCCAAGACCTGGGAAGAGCTGCTGGACGCCAAGTACAAGGGCAAGCTCCAGTACTCCACCCCGGGCGTCGCGGGCGACGGCACCGCCGTCCTCATCAAGGCGATGCACGACTTCGGCGGCAAGGAGCCGGCGATGGAGTACCTGAAGAAGCTCCAGGCCAACAACGTCGGCCCGTCCTCCTCCACCAGCAAGCTCGCGCCCAAGACCGACAAGGGCGAGCTGCTCGTCGCCAACGGCGACGTCCAGATGAACTTCGCGCAGTCCAAGTCCATGCCGAACCTGGGCATCTGGTTCCCGGCCAAGGAGGGCGCCAAGCCCACCACCTTCTCCCTGCCGTACGCGGCCGGGCTCCTCGACAAGGCCCCGCACACCGAGAACGGCAAGAAGCTCCTCGATCACCTCCTCAGCGAGGACGCCCAGAAGCTGGTCAGCGGGGTCGGCGGCGGCTTCCCGGCGCGCACCGACGTCAAGCCCACCGACGCCAACGCCGTCGAGCTCACCAAGCTCATGAGCGGGGTCGAGGTCTTCGAGCCGGACTGGGCCGACATCGACAAGAACCTCACCGGCTACGTCGACGCGTGGAAGTCGGCGACCGGAAGCTGACCGGAAGCCGACTGGACGCCTCCCGGCCACCCACGGCCAGGATAGTGACGCTCACATAACGGGTCTGGACCGTATCTCGCCTTCGGTCCGGACCCGCCCTACGCTCGTGCGCCCGCACGCCAGTACAGCCGCACGCCAGCGCACCCGTACGTCCCCTGCGCCTTCCCCACGATTACTCCCGGAGGAGTACGTGCCCACTGTCCTGTCCGGACGGACCCTCGCCGTGGCCGCCACCGCCACGGCCCTGCTCGCCACCGCGCTCGGCGCCCACGCCGCGACCGCCGACGAGGCCGCCGCCACCACCGACAAGGTGCTCGTCATCGGCCTGGACGGCGCGGTCCTCGACCGCGTCAAGGCCGCCAACGCCCCGCACCTGAACGGCCTGATGGCCCAGGGCCTGACCGCCCGCAGCACCCTGTACGCGAACCCGATGGGAGCCACCTCCTCGGGACCCGGCTGGTCCTCCATCGCCACCGGCGTCTGGCCCGACAAGCACGGCGTGAAGGACAACTCCTTCACCGGCAAGAACTACACGGCCCACCCGGACTTCCTGACCCGCATCGAGAACGCCAAGCCGGCGCTCAACACGTACGCGGCCGCCGACTGGGAGCCCATCACCTCCACCGACCAGAACGGCCCGATCTTCTCGGCCAAGGTCGACAAGCGCCTCTCCCTCAAGGGCGACCGCGACGGTTACGGCAGCGAGGACCCGAAGATCGCCGCCGCGGCCGCCACCGAACTGCGCGACCAGAACCCGGACGCCGCCTTCGTCTACCTCGGCGAGATCGACGCGGCCGGCCACTCCTACGGCGCCGCCAGCCAGCAGTACCTGGACACCGTCGCCCGCGTCGACGTCCTCGTCGGCCAGCTCCTGGGCGCCGTCCAGAACCGCCCGACCTACGCCCAGGAGAACTGGAAGATCCTGGTCACCACCGACCACGGCCACACCAACTCCGGCGGCCACGGCGGCTCCACCATCGCCGAGCGCGGCACCTTCGTCATCGCCAAGGGCGCCGGCATCCCGGCCGGCTCGGTGCGCGAGGACGTCAAGCTCGTCGACGTGGCCGCGACCGCGCTCGCCCAGGTCGGCGTCAGCGCCCCCGGCATCGACGGCGTCCCGCTGAACGCCCCCGACGACGACCCCTTCGACACCCTGCGCCCGATCCTCCAGGCGCGCGTGGACGAGGCGGGCATCCCGGCCGCCACCAAGGGCTTCACGCACACCCCGCCGGCCGGCTGGTCCGTCGACAACTCCAAGATGGGCACGGGCGGTGTCACCGAGTGGGCCGGATGGGCCTTCGCCACCGACGAGTTCTGGAGCCAGTCGCAGCGCGACCAGTGGCGCGAGCTGAACGTCCGCTCCCGCGACGTCTTCGCCGTCGCCGACTCCGACGAGTGGGACGACAAGAGCCACACCGGCTCCTACGACTCCACCCTCATCACCCCCAAGTGGCCGGTCACCGCCGGGTCGACGCGGAACCTGACCTTCCAGACCCACTACCGCCAGGAGTCCGGCCAGACCGCCCAGGTCCTGGTCTCCTACAACGGCGGTACGCCGACGGTCGTCAAGAGCTACACCGCCGACGCGGTCGCCCGCTCCGAGTCGATCGCGCTCCAGGTCCCGGCCGGCGCCACCGACGTCCAGGTCCGCTTCCGCTACAGCGGCAGCAACAACTGGTACTGGACCGTCGACAACGTCCGCCTGGCCTGACACGACCGGCCCGACCAGCTGTTTCGCCCTCCGGTCCGGGCCGTGGACGCCGAACGCGTCCGCGGTCCGGCCCGGATAGGGTGGTAGAGACCAGAGGTCACCGAGGTCAGACGCCACCGAGAGCGGAGAACAGTCCAGTGGCAGAGCGCAAGCCGATCGAATCCTGGCTCACCGACATGGACGGGGTCCTCATCCACGAGGGCACCCCGATCCCCGGCGCCTCCGCCTTCATCAACCGGCTGCGCGAGTCCGGCAAGCCCTTCCTGGTCCTGACCAACAACTCCATCTACACCCCGCGCGACCTCCAGGCCCGCCTCAGCCGCATGGGCCTGGACGTCCCCGTCGAGAACATCTGGACCTCGGCGCTGGCCACCGCGAAGTTCCTCGACGACCAGCGCCCCGGCGGCACCGCGTACGTCATCGGCGAGGCCGGCCTGACCACCGCGCTGCACGACATCGGCTACATCCTGACCGACCACGAGCCCGACTACGTGGTCCTGGGCGAGACCCGTACGTACAGCTTCGAGGCCATGACCAAGGCGGTACGCCTGATCAACGGCGGC harbors:
- a CDS encoding ABC transporter permease subunit, yielding MLVHSKTGRWAAWSLFGLLFLPLFALPLLVVVAASFSTHWSGAFPSGPTTENYTAAVRGESLQALTTSLATAFAASLLALAVGTWAALAAAGLGRRGKRSLDALFVLPVAVPSVVVGLAVLVAFSKPPLLLNGTSSIVILAHTILVTAFAYQSVSAAIVRLDPAYEQAAASLGARPAYVLWRVKLPLLLPSLTAAAGLCFALSMGELSATMMLYPPDWMPLPVRIFTATDRGSLFSGSAVAVVLMATTLLVLLAVSRVRTKAAYR
- a CDS encoding HAD-IIA family hydrolase, with the translated sequence MAERKPIESWLTDMDGVLIHEGTPIPGASAFINRLRESGKPFLVLTNNSIYTPRDLQARLSRMGLDVPVENIWTSALATAKFLDDQRPGGTAYVIGEAGLTTALHDIGYILTDHEPDYVVLGETRTYSFEAMTKAVRLINGGARFICTNPDETGPSTEGPLPATGAVAALITKATGKKPYFAGKPNPLMMRTGLNAIGAHSETSAMIGDRMDTDILAGLEAGMQTFLVLTGLTSTADTEKFPYRPTQTFDSIADLVDLV
- a CDS encoding alkaline phosphatase family protein, whose protein sequence is MPTVLSGRTLAVAATATALLATALGAHAATADEAAATTDKVLVIGLDGAVLDRVKAANAPHLNGLMAQGLTARSTLYANPMGATSSGPGWSSIATGVWPDKHGVKDNSFTGKNYTAHPDFLTRIENAKPALNTYAAADWEPITSTDQNGPIFSAKVDKRLSLKGDRDGYGSEDPKIAAAAATELRDQNPDAAFVYLGEIDAAGHSYGAASQQYLDTVARVDVLVGQLLGAVQNRPTYAQENWKILVTTDHGHTNSGGHGGSTIAERGTFVIAKGAGIPAGSVREDVKLVDVAATALAQVGVSAPGIDGVPLNAPDDDPFDTLRPILQARVDEAGIPAATKGFTHTPPAGWSVDNSKMGTGGVTEWAGWAFATDEFWSQSQRDQWRELNVRSRDVFAVADSDEWDDKSHTGSYDSTLITPKWPVTAGSTRNLTFQTHYRQESGQTAQVLVSYNGGTPTVVKSYTADAVARSESIALQVPAGATDVQVRFRYSGSNNWYWTVDNVRLA
- a CDS encoding 2-aminoethylphosphonate ABC transporter substrate-binding protein, whose translation is MPSNKYLRATAAVTGGLALAASLAACGGSSSTGSDGSADGAKGGGEKVVTVYSADGLKSDKGDGWYDKVFADFTKKTGIEVKYVEGGSGEMVQRAVREKTNTQADVLITLPPFIQQADGKGLLQAYKPAGSDKVNGADKAADGKWTSVVNNYFGFVYNKKELAQAPKTWEELLDAKYKGKLQYSTPGVAGDGTAVLIKAMHDFGGKEPAMEYLKKLQANNVGPSSSTSKLAPKTDKGELLVANGDVQMNFAQSKSMPNLGIWFPAKEGAKPTTFSLPYAAGLLDKAPHTENGKKLLDHLLSEDAQKLVSGVGGGFPARTDVKPTDANAVELTKLMSGVEVFEPDWADIDKNLTGYVDAWKSATGS